The Agromyces sp. LHK192 genome includes a window with the following:
- a CDS encoding TetR/AcrR family transcriptional regulator: protein MLSSSDRTSLSGTTLTLMAAHGAGNSTADRKPNRGPIAGPANRRALIAAARQIFAEDGLQAPYSSIAKRAGVGQGSLYRHFPDRLSIAIAVFDENIDELEAGSARPGATLDTLFDAIIDQATISAAIIQLIWDHRDDERVARFGERIRALADTALAHEQSAGRVGAHVRTEDVLLAITMLATVSERSDGADPRTDAHRARELIDLAFEPR, encoded by the coding sequence ATGCTTTCCTCCTCTGACCGGACATCGTTGTCCGGTACTACGCTAACACTCATGGCTGCGCATGGAGCTGGGAATTCGACGGCGGACCGGAAGCCGAATCGGGGACCGATCGCGGGGCCGGCGAACCGGCGGGCGCTCATCGCCGCAGCGCGGCAGATCTTCGCCGAAGACGGCCTGCAGGCCCCCTACAGCTCGATCGCGAAGCGCGCGGGCGTCGGCCAGGGCAGCCTGTACCGGCACTTCCCCGACCGCCTCTCGATCGCCATCGCCGTGTTCGACGAGAACATCGACGAGCTCGAAGCCGGGTCGGCTCGGCCCGGGGCCACGCTCGACACGCTGTTCGACGCGATCATCGACCAGGCCACGATCTCGGCGGCGATCATCCAGCTCATCTGGGATCACCGCGACGACGAGCGCGTCGCCCGGTTCGGGGAGCGCATCCGCGCCCTGGCGGACACGGCCCTCGCGCACGAGCAGTCAGCCGGCCGGGTCGGCGCGCACGTCCGCACCGAGGACGTGCTGCTCGCGATCACCATGCTCGCGACCGTCAGCGAACGCAGCGACGGCGCCGATCCCCGCACCGACGCGCATCGCGCCAGGGAGCTCATCGACCTTGCGTTCGAACCGCGCTGA
- a CDS encoding type II toxin-antitoxin system HipA family toxin: protein MSDLERLRTVRVADVYKAGRPAATLERTERGDIRFAYRDGYLADLTARAVATTLPLADEPVTTTAGSLPAFFAGLLPEGHRLSVLRRAVKTSADDELTLLLAVGADAPGDVQVLPAGESVGEAAALVGFDEAPTTVFRELVDEVDTHAIPGVQAKASASMISAPVSAKNGRFILKLGVPEYPRLVENEHAHLTAAKGLRVPVADAQIATDRTGETGLLVRRFDRFRAGAVWGRLAFEDGTQVLGLPPASKYQIPAEDVALALASLTTAPVVAARNLYLQFVFAWLVGNGDLHAKNLAVLEAEPGRWTIAPVYDVVCTLLYGDASMALPIDGRTTSLKRRHWDAFARRLGIPDRAATSANALALRAAASVDLDAVGMTGSPVRGAVRELGFRRAELG from the coding sequence ATGAGCGACCTCGAGCGACTCCGCACGGTCAGGGTCGCCGACGTCTACAAGGCCGGGCGACCGGCGGCGACGTTGGAGCGGACCGAGCGCGGCGACATCCGCTTCGCATACCGAGACGGATATCTCGCCGACCTGACCGCCCGTGCGGTCGCGACCACCCTTCCGCTCGCCGACGAGCCGGTCACCACGACCGCGGGATCGCTCCCCGCCTTCTTCGCAGGGCTGCTCCCCGAAGGCCACCGCCTCTCCGTACTCCGCCGCGCGGTGAAGACCAGCGCCGACGACGAGCTCACGCTGCTGCTCGCCGTCGGCGCGGACGCTCCGGGCGACGTCCAGGTGCTGCCCGCCGGAGAATCCGTCGGAGAGGCCGCTGCGCTCGTCGGTTTCGACGAGGCGCCGACGACCGTGTTCCGGGAACTCGTCGACGAAGTCGACACCCACGCCATTCCGGGCGTGCAGGCGAAGGCCAGCGCGTCGATGATCAGCGCGCCCGTCTCGGCGAAGAACGGAAGGTTCATCCTCAAGCTCGGAGTTCCCGAGTACCCGCGGCTCGTCGAGAACGAACACGCGCACCTCACCGCGGCCAAGGGACTGCGGGTTCCGGTCGCCGACGCGCAGATCGCCACCGACCGAACCGGCGAGACCGGGCTGCTTGTCCGGCGGTTCGATCGGTTCCGCGCTGGCGCGGTATGGGGCCGGCTGGCATTCGAGGATGGAACCCAGGTGCTCGGGCTCCCCCCTGCGTCGAAGTACCAGATCCCCGCTGAGGATGTCGCCCTCGCGCTCGCGAGCCTCACCACGGCGCCGGTCGTGGCCGCCAGGAACCTCTACCTGCAGTTCGTCTTCGCGTGGCTCGTCGGCAACGGCGACCTGCATGCGAAGAACCTCGCGGTGCTCGAGGCCGAACCGGGCCGTTGGACGATCGCGCCGGTCTACGACGTCGTGTGCACGCTGCTCTACGGCGACGCGTCGATGGCGCTGCCGATCGACGGACGCACGACCTCGCTGAAGCGCCGCCACTGGGACGCCTTCGCCCGCCGGCTCGGCATTCCGGATCGCGCCGCGACATCGGCGAACGCGCTCGCGCTCCGCGCGGCAGCCTCGGTCGACCTCGACGCGGTGGGCATGACCGGCTCGCCCGTACGCGGTGCGGTACGCGAGCTGGGCTTCCGGCGGGCCGAACTGGGTTGA
- a CDS encoding helix-turn-helix domain-containing protein, with product MIDEAVHALGAAIRHARKASNLTQRDLAELAETSERTVRDIERGTGSASIGTVARVAATVGLTLEVRR from the coding sequence ATGATCGACGAAGCGGTCCACGCCCTCGGCGCTGCGATCCGCCACGCGCGGAAGGCGTCGAACCTCACCCAACGCGACCTGGCCGAGCTCGCCGAGACCTCGGAGCGCACCGTTCGCGACATCGAGCGCGGAACCGGCTCCGCCTCGATCGGCACCGTCGCGCGGGTCGCCGCGACCGTCGGCCTCACCCTCGAAGTCCGCCGATGA